One window of the Campylobacter concisus genome contains the following:
- a CDS encoding MFS transporter has product MKKAEKLKYLMGLGHFCSDINQSALGAMLPFFIASYHYDYATAASLVTATNLASSLIQPLIGRLSDKKELPYVIPLGLLLAGGGMSLTG; this is encoded by the coding sequence ATGAAAAAGGCGGAAAAATTAAAGTATCTAATGGGGCTTGGGCACTTTTGTAGCGACATAAACCAAAGTGCACTTGGTGCGATGCTGCCCTTTTTCATCGCTAGCTACCACTACGACTACGCTACAGCCGCCTCGCTCGTGACCGCCACAAATTTAGCAAGCTCGCTCATCCAACCGCTGATCGGCCGCCTAAGCGACAAAAAAGAGCTGCCCTACGTCATCCCGCTTGGGCTACTTTTGGCAGGCGGGGGCATGAGCCTCACTGGC